A stretch of the Actinomycetota bacterium genome encodes the following:
- a CDS encoding virulence factor: MAELTVIRWRDIPAQVTAKQGRESARVQLTDRFQEAIDAAATSIGLIGTDEYLAEWARDARPCGDDLEAEAHAEAERIEAAHPDEALRALIRSGGRRADGGPA, from the coding sequence ATGGCCGAGCTCACGGTGATCCGCTGGCGCGACATCCCCGCGCAGGTCACGGCAAAGCAGGGGAGGGAGTCGGCGCGGGTCCAGTTGACCGACCGGTTCCAGGAGGCGATCGACGCCGCCGCGACGAGCATCGGACTGATCGGCACCGACGAGTATCTGGCCGAGTGGGCGCGCGACGCCCGCCCGTGCGGAGACGACCTCGAGGCCGAGGCGCATGCGGAGGCGGAACGGATCGAGGCCGCGCATCCCGACGAGGCGCTGCGCGCCCTGATCCGCAGCGGCGGCCGGCGCGCCGACGGAGGCCCCGCATGA
- a CDS encoding dihydropteroate synthase, whose translation MTETVLSSATKEVVLGFDRPFVVIGERINPTGRKTLAEQMKAGDFSTVIVDTNAQVEAGAQMLDVNAGIPLADEPAILAETIKLVQSLTDVPLSIDSSIVAALEAGLSAYQGKALVNSVTGEEERLEAVLPLVARHGAAVVAITNDETGISQDPNERFAVAKRIVERAADHGIGREDIVVDPLVMPIGAMRTAGRQVFELVRRLRTELGVNSTCGASNVSFGLPNRGGLNAAFLSMAIASGLTSAITSPLHPEIRQAVMAADVMMGNDADCIAWIRTYREPSADGGGRRERGARRRARGAGTDPAPP comes from the coding sequence ATGACCGAGACCGTCCTCAGCTCGGCGACGAAGGAGGTCGTCCTGGGGTTCGACCGTCCGTTCGTGGTGATCGGGGAGCGGATCAACCCGACCGGCCGCAAGACGCTCGCCGAGCAGATGAAGGCCGGCGACTTCTCCACCGTGATCGTCGACACGAACGCCCAGGTCGAGGCGGGCGCGCAGATGCTCGACGTCAACGCGGGGATCCCGCTCGCGGACGAGCCGGCGATCCTGGCGGAGACGATCAAGCTCGTGCAGTCCCTGACCGACGTCCCGCTCTCGATCGACTCGTCGATCGTCGCTGCGCTCGAGGCCGGCCTGTCCGCCTATCAGGGCAAGGCGCTCGTGAACTCGGTGACGGGCGAGGAAGAGCGTCTCGAGGCCGTCCTGCCGCTCGTGGCGAGACACGGGGCGGCCGTCGTCGCGATCACGAACGACGAGACCGGCATCTCCCAGGACCCGAACGAGCGATTCGCCGTCGCGAAGCGGATCGTCGAGCGTGCCGCCGATCACGGCATCGGCCGCGAGGACATCGTCGTCGACCCTCTCGTGATGCCGATCGGGGCGATGCGCACCGCGGGCCGGCAGGTGTTCGAGCTCGTCCGGCGGTTGCGGACCGAGCTCGGCGTGAACTCCACCTGCGGTGCGTCGAACGTCAGCTTCGGCCTGCCGAACCGTGGTGGTCTGAACGCGGCGTTCCTGTCGATGGCGATCGCTTCGGGGCTGACCTCGGCGATCACGAGTCCCCTGCATCCAGAGATCCGCCAGGCCGTGATGGCCGCCGACGTGATGATGGGCAACGACGCCGACTGCATCGCGTGGATCCGCACCTACCGGGAGCCCTCGGCGGACGGCGGCGGTCGTCGGGAGCGCGGCGCTCGCCGGCGCGCCCGGGGAGCGGGTACCGACCCGGCGCCACCGTGA
- a CDS encoding B12-binding domain-containing protein: MSDEQELDLSTLPDDELTKQMHDDLYDGMADEIVEGTNILLGRGWAADRVLNDALVDGMRIVGIDFRDGILFVPEVLLAANAMKAGMEILRPLLAETGVERVGKVVIGTVKGDIHDIGKNLVSMMLEGAGFEVVDLGINNPVENYLEALEEHEPDILGMSALLTTTMPYMKVVIDELVDKGLREDYIVLVGGAPLNEEFGKTVGADAYCRDAAIAAETAQALVLARRAAAGA, translated from the coding sequence ATGAGCGACGAGCAGGAACTGGACCTGTCGACCCTCCCCGACGACGAGCTCACCAAGCAGATGCACGACGATCTCTACGACGGCATGGCCGACGAGATCGTCGAGGGAACGAACATCCTCCTGGGTCGCGGATGGGCGGCCGACCGGGTGCTGAACGACGCCCTGGTCGATGGGATGCGGATCGTCGGGATCGACTTCCGCGACGGCATCCTGTTCGTCCCGGAGGTGCTGCTGGCCGCGAACGCGATGAAGGCCGGGATGGAGATCCTCCGGCCGCTGCTCGCCGAGACCGGTGTGGAACGGGTCGGCAAGGTCGTGATCGGCACCGTCAAGGGCGACATCCACGACATCGGGAAGAACCTCGTGTCGATGATGCTCGAAGGCGCCGGGTTCGAGGTCGTCGATCTCGGCATCAACAATCCGGTGGAGAACTACCTCGAGGCGCTCGAGGAACACGAGCCCGACATCCTCGGGATGTCGGCGCTGCTGACGACGACGATGCCGTATATGAAGGTCGTGATCGACGAGCTCGTCGACAAGGGCCTCCGCGAGGACTACATCGTTCTGGTGGGTGGCGCGCCGCTGAACGAGGAGTTCGGCAAGACCGTGGGCGCCGACGCCTACTGCCGTGACGCCGCGATCGCCGCCGAGACGGCGCAGGCGCTCGTGCTCGCGCGCCGCGCGGCGGCGGGGGCCTGA
- a CDS encoding ASKHA domain-containing protein: protein MSTAEPLVVFTPSGKRGRFPAGTNLLDAARSLGVDLDSVCGGRGICGRCQITVSEGEHAKHQITSAADHLNAFTRTEETYAREQGLASGRRLGCACEVLGDVVVDVPADSQVHRQVVRKEADAHPIEIDPVVRLYYVEVREPDLGESSGDLRRLEEALETEWALTGLTADLQVLRDLQRTLREGKWAVTVAVHDGATITGIWPGFHDRAVGVAFDVGSTTVAGHLCDLTTGEVLASAGSMNPQIRFGEDLMSRVSYVMMNPGSEADLTAVVRECLNQLLAELAATAEIDGTDILELTIVGNPIMHHLLLGLDPTELGGAPFALAVDEAVRLRAEELDLAVHPGARVYVLPCIAGHVGADTAGMVLSEGPYLRAGVELLVDVGTNAEIVLGNRDRLLAASSPTGPAFEGAQISCGQRAAPGAVERVRIDPETLEPRFRVIGRNAWSDEPGFKGASVTGVCGSGIIEVMAEMFLARILTADGTIDGALAGRSERIVPDGRTFSYVLHDGEPRLVITQNDVRAIQLAKAALEAGCRLLMDHLQIETVDRIRLAGAFGAHIDPVHALVLGMVPDCDPSGVTAAGNAAGTGARIALLNRSARTEIEDVVRRIEKIETAVEPRFQEHFVNAMGIPHATDPYARLGTAVSLPERTATGATTDRGRRGRSRRRAASDDATSGKDETA from the coding sequence GTGAGCACGGCCGAGCCGCTCGTCGTCTTCACCCCGTCGGGCAAGCGGGGCCGGTTCCCGGCGGGGACGAACCTCCTCGATGCGGCCCGTTCGCTCGGGGTCGACCTCGACTCGGTGTGCGGCGGACGGGGGATCTGCGGCCGGTGCCAGATCACGGTGAGCGAAGGGGAGCACGCGAAGCACCAGATCACCTCCGCCGCCGATCACTTGAACGCGTTCACGCGGACCGAGGAGACCTACGCGCGGGAGCAGGGGCTCGCGTCCGGCCGCCGGCTCGGGTGCGCCTGCGAGGTGCTCGGCGACGTCGTGGTCGACGTTCCCGCCGACAGCCAGGTCCATCGCCAGGTCGTGCGCAAGGAGGCGGACGCGCACCCGATCGAGATCGACCCGGTCGTGCGCCTGTACTACGTCGAGGTCCGGGAACCCGACCTCGGAGAGTCCTCCGGCGATCTGCGGCGGCTCGAGGAGGCGCTCGAGACGGAGTGGGCGCTCACCGGGCTCACCGCCGATCTCCAGGTGCTCCGCGACCTCCAACGCACGCTGCGCGAGGGGAAGTGGGCCGTGACGGTCGCCGTCCACGACGGGGCGACGATCACCGGGATCTGGCCGGGTTTCCACGACCGTGCGGTCGGCGTCGCGTTCGACGTCGGTTCGACGACGGTTGCGGGGCACCTGTGCGACCTGACGACCGGCGAGGTGCTCGCATCGGCGGGATCGATGAACCCGCAGATCCGCTTCGGCGAGGATCTGATGAGCCGGGTGTCGTACGTGATGATGAACCCCGGTTCGGAGGCCGACCTGACGGCCGTCGTCCGGGAGTGCCTCAACCAGCTCCTCGCCGAGCTCGCGGCCACCGCGGAGATCGACGGGACCGACATCCTGGAGCTCACGATCGTCGGGAACCCGATCATGCACCATCTGCTGCTCGGCCTCGATCCGACCGAGCTGGGCGGAGCGCCGTTCGCGCTCGCCGTCGACGAGGCGGTGCGGCTGCGGGCCGAGGAGCTCGACCTTGCGGTCCACCCCGGCGCCCGCGTCTACGTCCTGCCGTGCATCGCCGGGCACGTGGGCGCGGACACGGCGGGCATGGTGCTCTCCGAAGGTCCGTACCTCCGGGCGGGGGTCGAGCTGCTCGTCGACGTCGGGACGAACGCCGAGATCGTGCTCGGCAACCGCGACCGACTGCTCGCCGCATCGAGCCCGACCGGTCCCGCGTTCGAAGGAGCGCAGATCAGCTGCGGCCAGCGCGCCGCGCCCGGCGCGGTCGAGCGGGTCCGGATCGATCCCGAGACGCTCGAGCCGCGGTTCCGCGTGATCGGTCGCAACGCTTGGTCGGACGAGCCGGGCTTCAAGGGCGCGTCGGTGACCGGCGTGTGCGGGTCGGGGATCATCGAGGTGATGGCCGAGATGTTCCTCGCGCGGATCCTCACCGCGGACGGGACGATCGACGGCGCGCTCGCCGGGCGTTCGGAGCGGATCGTCCCGGACGGACGGACGTTCTCCTACGTGCTCCACGACGGCGAGCCGCGGTTGGTGATCACCCAGAACGACGTGCGCGCGATCCAGCTCGCGAAGGCCGCGCTCGAGGCCGGGTGCCGCCTGCTGATGGATCATCTGCAGATCGAAACCGTCGACCGGATCCGGCTGGCGGGCGCGTTCGGAGCGCACATCGATCCGGTGCATGCGCTGGTCCTCGGGATGGTTCCGGATTGCGACCCGTCCGGGGTCACCGCCGCGGGGAACGCCGCCGGGACGGGAGCGCGGATCGCGTTGCTCAACCGCTCGGCGCGGACCGAGATCGAAGACGTCGTCCGCCGGATCGAGAAGATCGAGACGGCGGTGGAACCAAGGTTCCAGGAGCATTTCGTGAACGCGATGGGCATCCCGCACGCGACCGATCCGTACGCGCGCTTGGGGACCGCGGTGTCCTTGCCCGAGCGGACCGCAACGGGTGCCACGACGGACCGAGGTCGACGTGGGCGCTCCCGGCGCCGCGCCGCCTCCGACGATGCGACCTCTGGAAAGGACGAGACCGCATGA